GCCTGGCTCCGCCGCGGTGCCCCCGCGCGGACCAGCAAGCCGAAGTTCCGCATCGACGCGGCGAACGCCCTGATCGACGACGTGCCGCCGATCCGTGACACCGTCGGCCTGTCGCAGATGGCGACCGCCCGGCTGGGCAAGGACGTCGTCGACCTGCTCGACATCGGTGTCTCGTTCGGCGACGACGTGATCCTGCGTGACGTCGAGTGGCGGATCGCACCGGGGGAGCGGACCGGCATCCTCGGACCGAACGGTGCGGGCAAGTCCACGCTCCTCAACCTGGTGTCCGGCAAGCTGCAGCCGACCACCGGCCGCGTGAAGACCGGCAAGACCGTGCAGGTCGCGGTGCTCGACCAGCAGCTCGCCGACCTGCAGCAGTTCGCGGACGACCGTGTCCGCGAGGTCGTCGCCCGCAAGAAGACGAGTTACATCGCAGACGGCAAGGAGATGACGCCGTCGCAGCTGCTCGAGCGGCTCGGCTTCACCTCGGAGCAGCTGTCCACGCCGGTCAAGGACCTCTCCGGCGGGCAGAAGCGCCGCCTGCAGCTCATGCTCATCCTGCTCGACGAGCCGAACGTGCTGATCCTCGACGAGCCCACGAACGACCTCGACACCGACATGCTCGCCGCGATGGAGGACCTGCTCGACACCTGGCCGGGCACCCTGCTCGTCGTGTCGCACGACCGGTACCTGCTCGAGCGGGTCACCGACCAGCAGTACGCGGTCCTCGGCGGGCACCTCCGCCACCTGCCAGGCGGCGTCGACGAGTACATGCGGCTGCGCGCGTCCGGCTCCGTCCCGCAGACGGCTGCTGCGGCCGCCGCCGCCTCGGCCGGGAGGCCCGACACGGCGCCGGCAGGCGGCTCCGGCGGTGCCGCGGCCGGGTCCAGCGCCCCTGCCGCGTCCGGCCTGTCGGGTGCGGACCGTCGCGCCGCGGAGAAGGAGATGTCGGCCCTCGACCGGAAGATCGCGAAGGCGGGGCAGGACCGGCAGAAGCTGCTCGACGCGTTCGCCGCGCACGACCAGTCGGACTACGCGGGGCTCGGGGCGCTGCAGACGAAGCTCGGGGCGCTCGACGCCGAGGTCGAGCAGCTCGAGGAGCGGTGGCTCGAGGTGGCCGAGCAGCTCGGGGTGTAGCGGGAGCCACGGGTCCGAGACCCGTAGCTCGACCGACGCAGCGTTGCCGGACGACCCGGGTCAGGGGCCCTCGCAGTCGAGTTCGGTCGGCTCGAGGTCCGCGCCCCGGCCCACGCCGTAGGCGGACGGATCCGTGACCGTGCGCAGTCGGCCGAGCCGGTCCTGCTCGGTGACGACGACGGCGCGGACGAACCCGGCGCGCTGGTCCGGGTCGAGCACGAACCGACCGACGACGTCGAGGTACCCGTGCGGCGGGACGACGACCCCGCTGTCGACCGGTACCGTCCGGCCGTACTCCGACGGGCGCGCGGCGTCCTCGGTGACGGTGAGCCCGGCAGCGTCGGCGGTCGGGTGCGGCGCGAGCGCGAGGTGTTCGCACGGTGTCGACCCGGACCGTGCGGACATGCACGTCGTGGGCGGTGTCGTTGGCGAACGCCGTCAGGAACCAGGCGGCTGCGTCGCTGTCGTCGACTCCGGGTCGACGCTGTCCTGCTCGGGGTCGGCTCCGGCCGGGTCACCGCCACCGGGGTTCGCCACGACCTCCCAGAGGTGGCCGTCCGGGTCCTGGAAGAAGCCGGACCACATTCCCCACGGGCGCGTGTACGGCGCCGCGAGCATCGTCGCTCCGGCGGCTGCCGCACGGTCGAGGAACGCCTGTGCGGCCTCCTGCGACGGCTCGAAGTGCCCGATGGTGGTGCTCGGTGCCTCGGCGAGTGCGACGCCGGAGTCCTTCCGCATGTCCTCGCGCCCGTAGACACTGACGATCAACCCGTCGTCGAGGGTGAACATCGCCGTGGTGCCGCCCGCCGCGGTCTCGGACGCGGGGTACTCGGTGCCGATGATCCCGCTGCCGTCCATGCCGAGCAGTGCGCGGTAGAAGGCTGCCGAGCGTCCGACGTCGGCCACGGCGAGGGTGATGGCGTGCATGCCGCGCACGCTACGCCGGACCGGCCGCCGGCTGCCGGCTGCCGTCTGCCGGCTGCCGTCAGTCGCCGAGCCCGAGGATGAGTCGTCGGAGCAGCCCGGACAGCTGCGCCTGCTCGTCCTCGGACACCCCGGACAGGATCGCGCGTTCGGCCTGGAGCAGGTCCGCGATCGCAGCGTCCACGGCTGCGCGACCGCTCGCCGTGAGGGACACGAGGATGCCCCGACCGTCCCGCGGGTCCGTCCGCCGGTTCACGAGCCCTCGCGCCGCGAGCCGGTCGACCCGGTTCGTCATCGTGCCGCTCGACACCAGGGTCTGCTGCAGCAGCGCCTTCGGGCTGAGCTCGTACGGTTCGCCCGCACGCCGCAGCGCCGACAGCACGTCGAACTCCCAAGGCTCGACGTCGCTCGCGTCGAACGCGGCCCGTCGTGCGCGGTCGAGGTGCCGGGCGAGCCGGTCGACGCGGGACAGGACCTCGAGCGGCCCGAAGTCCAGGTCGCCCCGCTCCCGACCCCACGCCGCGACGATCCGGTCGACCTCGTCCTGCTGCGGCATCCCTCCATCTTGGCCGAACCGGTCGCGCGCGGCCAGCGCCCGGGCCGTGGGAGGATGGACGGGCACCGGACGGGCTCCACCCCGTCCGGTGTGTTCCGCCTTGGTGTAACGGCAGCACGACGGCCTTTGGTGCCGTTAGGTCCGGGTTCGAATCCTGGAGGCGGAGCGTGGGTTGCTCCGAGTTCTCGGCGTTCGGGTCGAGACGTTCCGCGGCTCGGCGGAGGAGTCGTCTTCCATGCCGCGGCCGAAGATGCCCACATCGACTGGAAGCGCGCATCGGAGACGGCGACGGCTCTCGCCCTGACCCTCGGACTCACCGTCTCGATGGGCGATCGACCACCGGACATCCGACTCCGCCTTCACCCGAGCGTCACGGATGCGCTCGATCTGGTCGTCAACGGTCATTCGCGTGACGTCGAGGACGAGGTCTACCGGCG
The sequence above is drawn from the Curtobacterium sp. MR_MD2014 genome and encodes:
- a CDS encoding MarR family winged helix-turn-helix transcriptional regulator; translated protein: MPQQDEVDRIVAAWGRERGDLDFGPLEVLSRVDRLARHLDRARRAAFDASDVEPWEFDVLSALRRAGEPYELSPKALLQQTLVSSGTMTNRVDRLAARGLVNRRTDPRDGRGILVSLTASGRAAVDAAIADLLQAERAILSGVSEDEQAQLSGLLRRLILGLGD
- a CDS encoding VOC family protein; translated protein: MHAITLAVADVGRSAAFYRALLGMDGSGIIGTEYPASETAAGGTTAMFTLDDGLIVSVYGREDMRKDSGVALAEAPSTTIGHFEPSQEAAQAFLDRAAAAGATMLAAPYTRPWGMWSGFFQDPDGHLWEVVANPGGGDPAGADPEQDSVDPESTTATQPPGS
- a CDS encoding ABC-F family ATP-binding cassette domain-containing protein, which gives rise to MAHLLGAENVHLEFPTRVVFDSVTLGLDEGDRIGVVGRNGDGKSTLLALLAQRLEPDAGRVTHRRGLTVGYLDQRDVLPAGATVGSIVVGELEEHEWAGDPKIRDIIGGLVSDIPWEARVDDLSGGQRRRIALAKLLVGDWDVLFLDEPTNHLDVEGIQWLADHINRRWSSNQGGMVVVTHDRWFLDAVSTDTWEVHDGVVEPFEGGYAAYILQRVERDRQAAASEQRRQNLARKELAWLRRGAPARTSKPKFRIDAANALIDDVPPIRDTVGLSQMATARLGKDVVDLLDIGVSFGDDVILRDVEWRIAPGERTGILGPNGAGKSTLLNLVSGKLQPTTGRVKTGKTVQVAVLDQQLADLQQFADDRVREVVARKKTSYIADGKEMTPSQLLERLGFTSEQLSTPVKDLSGGQKRRLQLMLILLDEPNVLILDEPTNDLDTDMLAAMEDLLDTWPGTLLVVSHDRYLLERVTDQQYAVLGGHLRHLPGGVDEYMRLRASGSVPQTAAAAAAASAGRPDTAPAGGSGGAAAGSSAPAASGLSGADRRAAEKEMSALDRKIAKAGQDRQKLLDAFAAHDQSDYAGLGALQTKLGALDAEVEQLEERWLEVAEQLGV